From the genome of Palaemon carinicauda isolate YSFRI2023 chromosome 6, ASM3689809v2, whole genome shotgun sequence, one region includes:
- the LOC137642332 gene encoding piggyBac transposable element-derived protein 4-like: MSRDRYEIIRSCLHFADNSVDGNDDRLYKIKPILDMVKDLYSKYYVSGRDLSVDESMVKFKGRLFFKQYMPKNPTKWGIKVWSLCDSKTGYLLKFDVYTGKGLDSNKGKGLGASVVENLFEGFENKGHVLYMDSFFSGVPLFQKLRSKGTGACGTVRPNRKYLPCQLPIMWKSKDEELVAVVWQDSGRVNILSSVGDTGTVKKSIQSKKGVREVDKPSLQAQYNKYMGGVDLFDQFCSTYPFNHRSKKWYQTLWHFVIEVALLDSKISYNLQNRKKIDPGCV, from the exons atgTCACGTGACAGGTATGAAATTATCCGTTCCTGTCTACATTTTGCAGATAATTCTGTTGATGGTAATGATGACAGACTTtataaaataaaaccaattttaGACATGGTGAAAGATCTATATTCTAAATATTATGTAAGTGGTAGAGATTTGAGTGTAGATGAAAGTATGGTGAAATTCAAAGGGAGGCTTTTTTTCAAGCAGTACATGCCTAAAAACCCTACCAAATGGGGAATTAAGGTTTGGTCTCTCTGTGACTCTAAGACTGGTTATCTGTTGAAATTTGATGTTTACACAGGGAAGGGGCTAGATTCTAATAAAGGCAAAGGACTTGGTGCATCTGTTGTAGAAAATTTGTTTGAAGGCTTTGAAAACAAAGGCCATGTACTTTACATGGACAGCTTTTTTAGTGGAGTACCCCTTTTTCAAAAACTTCGAAGTAAAGGTACTGGAGCATGTGGGACAGTTCGTCCAAATAGAAAATATTTGCCAT GCcagctaccaataatgtggaagagtAAAGATGAGGAATTGGTTGCTGTCGTTTGGCAAGATAGTGGTAGAGTAAATATCCTTTCGAGTGTTGGGGACACAGGTACAGTGAAAAaatctattcaatctaagaaagggGTAAGGGAAGTAGATAAACCATCTTTGCAAGCTCAGTACAATAAATATATGGGAGGGGTAGACCTTTTTGATCAATTCTGCTCAACCTACCCCTTCAATCACCGTAGCAAAAAGTGGTATCAGACACTCTGGCATTTTGTGATTGAAGTTGCTCTTTTAGATTCCAAAATTAGTTACAACttgcaaaatagaaagaaaattgaCCCAGGTTGTGTTTAG